One window of the Roseovarius sp. THAF9 genome contains the following:
- a CDS encoding DNA topoisomerase IB, producing the protein MAERLVYYPDSNPGIRREKRGRGFSYINVDGTRIDCPKKRRALQALAVPPAYTDVWMAPMGNAHLLATGRDARTRKQYRYHPDWAAQRAQTKFEGLGAFGQSLPTLRRWIDQHLSGEVGSEDTAVAAVLALVDRAALRPGSRAYVTENRTYGATTLKRRHLRIEGDAIALAFKGKGGKPVEKTLRGRKLAKVMEACQDLPGPSLVSWLDEDGNARSVSSDQLNAKLNELCQTDATAKTLRTWHGTLAAFAVAAGTNEISIKSLAEAAAERLHNTPAIAQKSYVHPDVMELARLKTGTHSARIPKIDTPADGFRRGEEALIKFIS; encoded by the coding sequence GTGGCAGAGCGGCTGGTCTATTACCCTGACAGCAACCCCGGCATTCGGCGCGAGAAGCGCGGCCGGGGATTTTCGTACATCAATGTCGACGGGACGCGGATCGACTGTCCGAAAAAGCGGCGCGCATTGCAGGCGCTGGCGGTGCCTCCGGCCTATACCGACGTGTGGATGGCGCCGATGGGCAATGCGCATCTGCTGGCCACCGGGCGCGACGCGCGGACGCGCAAGCAATACAGGTACCACCCCGACTGGGCCGCGCAACGCGCGCAGACCAAGTTCGAGGGGCTTGGCGCGTTCGGCCAGAGCCTTCCGACGCTGCGCCGCTGGATCGATCAACATCTTTCGGGTGAGGTGGGCAGCGAGGACACCGCGGTGGCAGCGGTTCTGGCGCTGGTCGACCGCGCGGCGCTGCGGCCAGGGTCACGTGCTTATGTCACGGAAAACCGGACCTATGGCGCGACCACGCTGAAGCGGCGGCACCTGCGTATTGAAGGCGACGCGATTGCGCTGGCGTTCAAGGGCAAGGGCGGCAAGCCGGTGGAAAAGACTTTGCGCGGCAGGAAGCTGGCCAAGGTGATGGAGGCTTGCCAAGATTTGCCGGGCCCGTCGCTGGTGTCTTGGCTGGACGAAGACGGGAATGCGCGCAGCGTGTCTTCGGATCAGTTGAACGCAAAGCTGAATGAGCTGTGCCAGACCGACGCCACGGCCAAGACGTTGCGCACCTGGCACGGAACGCTGGCCGCTTTCGCCGTGGCAGCCGGCACGAACGAGATCAGCATCAAGTCGCTGGCCGAGGCCGCGGCGGAGCGTCTGCACAATACGCCAGCCATTGCGCAGAAAAGCTATGTACACCCGGATGTTATGGAGCTTGCGCGGCTGAAGACGGGCACGCACAGCGCGCGCATTCCGAAAATTGACACACCTGCGGACGGGTTCCGGCGAGGTGAAGAGGCGCTGATAAAATTTATTTCGTGA
- a CDS encoding DUF1328 family protein has protein sequence MLHWALTFLGIALIAGIFGFGGIAAASAGIAQILFVIFLVLFGVVLVVSAISDRSS, from the coding sequence ATGCTTCATTGGGCTCTTACTTTTTTGGGTATTGCCTTGATCGCGGGCATTTTCGGCTTTGGCGGCATTGCGGCGGCGTCCGCCGGCATTGCACAGATTCTGTTCGTCATCTTTTTGGTGCTCTTCGGCGTGGTGCTGGTGGTCAGTGCCATCAGCGACCGCTCGTCCTGA
- a CDS encoding formate/nitrite transporter family protein — MSKTDNNLIKQEKEKEAIEEAAALSPRLIFESIRRNGEEELERPMTALWFSGIAAGLLISFSVLTEAILRSHLPDAEWAYIIENFGYSLGFVLVIMARLQLFTENTITTVVPVMIDPCAHTIGRTARLWSAVLVANIIGAFIVAAFFAYGGVLTEDVSAAFTDLSRHATSFPPFEGFMRGIPAGVLIAAIVWMLPSSKRNEIGLIVLFTWLIALGDFTHVIAGSVEMAYLMVQGQLDATPAFVEFFLPVLLGNVVGGTMIFTVLTYAQVMPEVDEPR, encoded by the coding sequence ATGTCGAAGACCGATAATAATTTGATCAAGCAGGAAAAAGAAAAGGAAGCGATCGAGGAAGCCGCGGCGCTGTCGCCGCGCCTGATCTTCGAGTCGATCCGTCGCAACGGCGAGGAAGAGCTGGAACGCCCTATGACCGCGCTATGGTTCTCGGGCATCGCCGCCGGCCTGCTGATCTCCTTCTCGGTCCTGACCGAGGCGATCCTGCGGTCTCACCTGCCTGATGCGGAATGGGCCTATATCATTGAGAATTTCGGCTATTCGCTGGGCTTCGTGCTGGTCATCATGGCCCGGCTGCAGCTGTTTACCGAAAACACCATCACCACGGTCGTGCCCGTGATGATCGACCCGTGCGCCCACACCATCGGTCGCACCGCCAGATTATGGAGCGCGGTCCTGGTGGCCAATATCATCGGCGCGTTCATCGTCGCGGCATTCTTTGCCTATGGCGGCGTTTTGACAGAAGACGTCTCTGCCGCTTTCACCGATCTCAGCCGCCACGCCACAAGCTTTCCACCGTTCGAGGGTTTCATGCGCGGCATCCCCGCCGGTGTCCTGATCGCCGCGATCGTCTGGATGCTGCCGTCCTCCAAGCGCAACGAGATCGGCTTGATCGTGCTTTTCACATGGCTGATTGCCCTCGGCGACTTCACCCACGTGATCGCTGGCTCGGTCGAGATGGCCTACCTGATGGTGCAGGGACAACTCGATGCCACCCCCGCCTTCGTCGAATTCTTTCTTCCCGTGCTACTCGGCAACGTGGTGGGCGGCACAATGATCTTTACCGTCCTGACCTATGCTCAGGTCATGCCCGAGGTCGACGAGCCCCGCTGA
- a CDS encoding biopolymer transporter ExbD: MPPSSRRSRAVRKTSRRRRLSMTSLIDVIFLLLLFFMLSSTFSRFADVELAAAGAGGSGSSETKISFLRLSDEGLSLNGQEMEIEGLSAAFAEMPPSDEARRVVVSLRDGVTAQRLTDLLVVLRSIDRVSISVLGS, encoded by the coding sequence ATGCCACCGAGTTCGAGGCGGAGCCGAGCCGTGCGTAAGACCTCGCGGCGCAGGCGCTTGTCGATGACGTCGCTGATCGACGTGATCTTTCTGCTACTTTTGTTCTTCATGCTGTCATCGACCTTTTCGCGCTTTGCGGACGTCGAACTGGCAGCCGCCGGGGCGGGCGGCAGTGGCAGCAGCGAGACCAAGATCAGCTTTCTGCGCCTGAGCGACGAGGGGTTGAGCCTGAACGGACAGGAAATGGAGATCGAAGGGCTGAGTGCCGCCTTTGCCGAGATGCCGCCGAGCGACGAGGCGCGGCGCGTGGTCGTCAGCCTGCGCGACGGTGTGACGGCACAGCGCTTGACCGATCTGCTGGTGGTGCTGCGGAGCATCGACCGGGTCAGCATCAGCGTGCTGGGGTCCTGA
- a CDS encoding DUF2945 domain-containing protein, giving the protein MAISQGDKVEWGWGNGTGQGEVKKVYTQKTTVKIKESEITRDADDDCPAYLIEQEDGDEVLKSASEVRKA; this is encoded by the coding sequence ATGGCAATCTCTCAGGGTGACAAGGTCGAATGGGGCTGGGGCAACGGCACCGGTCAAGGTGAGGTCAAGAAGGTCTACACCCAAAAGACGACCGTCAAGATCAAGGAATCGGAAATTACGCGGGACGCGGATGACGATTGCCCTGCGTACCTGATCGAACAGGAAGATGGCGACGAGGTGCTGAAAAGCGCCAGCGAAGTGCGCAAGGCCTGA
- a CDS encoding RNA polymerase sigma factor, with amino-acid sequence MSDPRDELVEHLGPMRAFAMSLTRNSALADDMVQDALVKAWTNIEKFQPGTNMRAWLFTILRNTYYSHHRKARREVSDTDGELAASLAKKPDHDGRLQMRDFHTAFEKLPDEQREALVLVGAGGFSYEEAAETCGVAVGTIKSRVNRARARLVELMQLDEDQVLETTDAVTAGIVSANKSVA; translated from the coding sequence ATGAGCGATCCCCGTGACGAACTGGTGGAACATCTTGGCCCGATGCGCGCTTTTGCCATGAGTCTTACGCGCAATTCCGCGCTTGCCGACGACATGGTGCAGGACGCGCTGGTCAAGGCGTGGACCAACATCGAAAAGTTTCAGCCGGGCACCAACATGCGCGCTTGGCTGTTCACCATCCTGCGCAACACCTATTACTCGCATCACCGAAAGGCGCGGCGTGAGGTCTCGGACACCGACGGCGAACTTGCCGCGTCCCTGGCCAAAAAGCCCGATCATGACGGTCGCCTGCAGATGCGCGACTTTCACACGGCCTTTGAAAAACTGCCCGACGAACAGCGCGAGGCACTTGTATTGGTGGGGGCCGGCGGCTTTTCCTACGAAGAAGCAGCCGAAACCTGCGGCGTCGCTGTCGGTACGATCAAAAGCCGGGTCAACCGTGCCCGGGCGCGGCTGGTGGAGTTGATGCAGCTGGACGAGGATCAGGTACTCGAAACGACGGACGCGGTCACCGCGGGTATCGTATCGGCGAACAAAAGCGTTGCCTAA
- a CDS encoding biopolymer transporter ExbD translates to MRKAKTSSRREPTIALINIVFLMLVFFMVAGTLSQPLDKDLSLVRTADLEGRSPPDTLIVHPDGRMSFRGEDIASAEDFLERRSEEEREVVRVVPDQELSAQTLVNLARDLRGAGAERVVIVTQRGLE, encoded by the coding sequence ATGCGCAAGGCCAAGACATCCTCGCGCCGGGAGCCGACCATTGCGCTGATCAACATCGTGTTCCTGATGTTGGTGTTCTTCATGGTGGCGGGCACCCTGTCGCAGCCGTTGGACAAGGACCTGAGCCTTGTGCGGACGGCGGACCTGGAAGGGCGGTCGCCGCCCGACACGCTGATCGTGCATCCTGACGGGCGGATGAGTTTTCGCGGCGAGGATATCGCGTCGGCCGAGGATTTCCTGGAACGGCGCAGCGAGGAGGAGCGCGAGGTGGTGCGCGTGGTCCCCGACCAGGAGCTGTCGGCGCAGACTCTTGTGAATCTGGCTCGGGATCTGCGCGGTGCGGGGGCGGAACGCGTGGTGATCGTCACCCAGAGAGGGCTGGAATGA
- a CDS encoding NepR family anti-sigma factor, with protein sequence MDTTIDENLKRAFDDVASEPLPSRFTDLLEQLKAEGAPKDSDPESDSNS encoded by the coding sequence GTGGATACGACCATTGACGAGAATCTGAAACGTGCGTTTGACGATGTGGCAAGTGAGCCTCTGCCGTCGCGTTTTACCGATCTGTTGGAGCAACTCAAGGCCGAGGGTGCGCCCAAGGACTCTGATCCGGAATCGGATAGCAATTCATGA
- a CDS encoding Crp/Fnr family transcriptional regulator, with product MAIDCGTCPLRELDLFGPMTADELEFMASFKTGELRAEQGTEILAEGASSTQLYTALSGMGIRYKTMEDGRRQVVGFVLPGDFVGLQSGVMGEMDHSVEATTTMKLCVFNRSDFWRLFQSQPKRAFDLTHLAAREEQLLGEALVTVGQMNGIARVSWALYRFYQRLRALDLIENGRVPLPYRQQDLADAVGLSLVHTNKTLTRLREAGVATWQDDALVVHKEVELARLGNVEPGAISTRPLI from the coding sequence ATGGCGATCGATTGCGGGACCTGCCCGCTGAGGGAACTGGACCTGTTCGGCCCGATGACGGCCGACGAACTTGAGTTCATGGCGAGCTTCAAGACCGGGGAGTTGCGGGCCGAACAGGGGACCGAGATCCTCGCAGAAGGCGCGTCCTCGACCCAGCTTTACACCGCGCTGAGCGGTATGGGCATTCGGTACAAGACGATGGAAGACGGGCGGCGGCAGGTGGTCGGGTTCGTGTTGCCGGGCGATTTCGTCGGATTGCAAAGCGGCGTGATGGGCGAGATGGATCATTCGGTCGAAGCGACGACGACGATGAAGCTGTGCGTCTTCAACCGCTCGGATTTCTGGCGGCTGTTCCAGTCGCAGCCCAAGCGGGCGTTTGACCTGACACACCTGGCCGCGCGAGAAGAGCAGTTGCTGGGCGAAGCGCTGGTCACGGTCGGGCAGATGAACGGCATCGCGCGCGTGTCATGGGCGCTTTACCGTTTTTATCAGCGCCTGCGGGCATTGGATCTGATCGAGAATGGCCGTGTGCCGCTGCCGTATCGCCAGCAGGACCTGGCAGATGCGGTCGGCCTGTCGCTGGTACATACCAACAAGACGCTGACGCGCCTGCGCGAAGCCGGGGTGGCCACTTGGCAGGACGATGCGCTGGTCGTTCACAAAGAAGTTGAGCTTGCCCGGTTGGGCAACGTGGAACCGGGAGCGATATCGACGCGTCCTCTTATCTGA
- a CDS encoding Rho termination factor N-terminal domain-containing protein — translation MAQSNGSSIKDEDTYEALRDKGYSKSKAARIANAQANDDMAPSKKGGKAPPYEEWSKADLYDQAQNVGIEGRSDMTKEELIDALRRD, via the coding sequence ATGGCACAGTCGAACGGATCGTCCATCAAGGACGAAGACACATACGAAGCCCTGCGCGACAAGGGCTACAGCAAGTCCAAGGCCGCGCGGATCGCCAATGCGCAAGCCAATGATGACATGGCCCCGTCAAAGAAAGGCGGCAAGGCGCCGCCCTATGAAGAATGGTCAAAAGCCGATCTTTACGACCAGGCGCAGAATGTCGGGATCGAAGGTCGGTCGGATATGACCAAGGAAGAACTGATCGACGCGCTGAGGCGCGACTGA
- a CDS encoding MotA/TolQ/ExbB proton channel family protein, with the protein MNGILQSLGQIVDLGGPVVLILLAVSVITLATILYKLWQFSAAGVGRHKALKDAVAAWDAGDLAAALAALKQSKSYLAPVIEMAFSARPEDAKRLEAEAESRFARLEGGFRLLDSVAQLAPLLGLFGTVLGMIEAFQSLQEAGSQVDPSLLAGGIWVALLTTAVGLAVAMPTSMVLSWFEGRMDGERVTAERAISTVLYPQGRAGHATEFEAEPSRA; encoded by the coding sequence ATGAACGGGATACTTCAAAGCCTGGGCCAGATCGTCGATCTTGGCGGTCCGGTCGTTCTGATCCTGCTGGCGGTGTCGGTAATCACGCTGGCGACGATCCTTTACAAGCTGTGGCAGTTCTCGGCGGCGGGTGTCGGACGGCACAAGGCGCTGAAGGATGCGGTCGCGGCCTGGGACGCGGGCGACCTTGCGGCGGCGCTGGCAGCACTGAAGCAATCGAAAAGCTACCTTGCGCCGGTGATCGAAATGGCGTTCTCGGCCCGGCCCGAGGATGCCAAGAGGCTGGAAGCCGAGGCGGAATCGCGCTTTGCCCGGTTGGAAGGCGGGTTTCGCCTGCTTGACAGCGTGGCGCAGCTGGCGCCGCTCTTGGGTCTGTTCGGCACGGTGCTGGGCATGATCGAGGCGTTCCAGTCCTTGCAGGAGGCCGGGTCGCAGGTCGATCCGTCGCTTCTGGCGGGTGGCATCTGGGTGGCGCTGCTGACCACCGCCGTGGGGCTGGCCGTTGCCATGCCGACCTCGATGGTGCTGAGCTGGTTCGAGGGCCGTATGGACGGCGAACGGGTCACGGCGGAGCGGGCGATTTCGACGGTTCTCTATCCGCAGGGGCGGGCCGGGCATGCCACCGAGTTCGAGGCGGAGCCGAGCCGTGCGTAA
- a CDS encoding energy transducer TonB, with protein sequence MIASSRLVKIFAATAALVMHGTVVAAIFEAEVIEIEGDAGGVEASIGNSFADMAAGVMTPDATEEAVEETPPEEVTSQETPEEVTTEDMPEQTAPDMPEETAQDRPEDRLPEVEPRETAEPVDQAETVVPTETPAETVPDPVDQAEITPNVPLVPVTPSETVPEESVQPTEPQQAEMLEPVDEAPTAVTRSLRPKPRSAEFEKAHKPEPPTAQPKKRQPKPKRTTQSKPKPQPKGNAQQNARAGSATGSQTQTRSAAQGAGKSQAAGNAAASNYPGKVMRKISRVPRPRVGSRGTAVVAFRIGGNGRLAGVSIARSSGSPKLDQAAVRMIQRAAPFPPPPAGARTSFSINIKGS encoded by the coding sequence ATGATCGCGTCATCCCGGCTTGTGAAAATCTTTGCCGCCACGGCCGCACTTGTGATGCATGGTACCGTCGTGGCCGCAATTTTCGAGGCCGAGGTGATCGAGATCGAGGGCGATGCGGGCGGCGTGGAGGCCAGCATCGGCAACAGCTTTGCCGACATGGCGGCGGGGGTGATGACGCCGGATGCCACCGAGGAAGCTGTCGAGGAGACGCCACCGGAGGAGGTGACATCGCAGGAAACGCCCGAAGAGGTTACAACGGAGGACATGCCGGAACAAACCGCGCCGGACATGCCCGAAGAGACCGCGCAGGACCGGCCCGAGGACAGGTTGCCCGAAGTCGAGCCGCGGGAGACCGCCGAGCCGGTGGACCAGGCCGAGACTGTCGTGCCCACCGAAACGCCCGCCGAAACTGTGCCTGACCCGGTCGATCAGGCGGAGATCACGCCGAACGTGCCACTGGTCCCGGTGACCCCGTCCGAGACCGTGCCGGAGGAAAGCGTGCAGCCGACAGAGCCGCAGCAGGCGGAGATGCTGGAGCCGGTGGACGAGGCGCCGACGGCGGTGACACGCTCGTTGCGGCCCAAGCCGCGCAGCGCGGAGTTCGAGAAGGCGCACAAACCCGAACCGCCCACGGCGCAGCCGAAGAAGAGACAGCCCAAGCCCAAGCGTACGACGCAGTCGAAGCCCAAGCCGCAGCCCAAGGGCAACGCGCAGCAGAACGCGCGAGCGGGCAGTGCCACGGGGTCCCAGACCCAGACCAGATCGGCGGCGCAGGGCGCGGGCAAATCGCAGGCCGCCGGCAATGCCGCGGCCAGCAACTATCCCGGAAAGGTCATGCGAAAGATCTCTCGCGTGCCGCGGCCGCGCGTGGGCAGCCGGGGCACGGCGGTGGTGGCGTTTCGCATTGGCGGGAATGGCCGGCTGGCCGGCGTTTCGATTGCGCGCAGTTCGGGCTCGCCCAAGCTGGACCAGGCGGCGGTGCGGATGATCCAACGGGCTGCCCCGTTCCCGCCGCCGCCTGCAGGGGCGCGGACCAGTTTCTCGATCAACATCAAGGGCAGTTGA
- a CDS encoding response regulator has protein sequence MTEKTAEDLSEKIGANLPYLRRYARALTGSQERGDQYAMATLEAVLSDRGVFDESISPKLALFKVFQPIWATSGAVFSDDDTGLQAKAQAHLSKLTTNTREALLLHTIEEFSFSEVGVIMDMSEEEARSLVEIAYEEMSSVLSGRVMIIEDEAIIAMDLEGIVGDMGHRITGIARTETDALKLFKEETPSLILSDIQLADGSSGIDAVNRIMENAPDIPVIFITAFPERLLTGEGPEPAFLIPKPYQSDQVRSAVSQAMFFSSTETLKA, from the coding sequence ATGACCGAAAAGACTGCCGAGGATCTTAGCGAGAAGATCGGTGCAAATTTGCCTTACCTTCGCCGGTATGCGCGCGCGCTGACCGGGTCGCAGGAGCGGGGCGATCAATATGCCATGGCGACACTTGAAGCGGTGCTGAGCGACCGCGGTGTCTTCGACGAGTCTATTTCCCCGAAGCTGGCGCTGTTCAAGGTGTTTCAGCCGATCTGGGCAACATCGGGCGCCGTGTTTTCGGACGACGACACAGGATTACAGGCCAAGGCGCAGGCGCATCTGTCGAAGTTGACCACAAACACGCGCGAGGCGCTATTGCTGCACACGATAGAGGAATTCTCGTTTTCCGAGGTTGGCGTCATCATGGACATGTCCGAGGAGGAAGCGCGGTCGCTGGTCGAAATCGCCTATGAGGAAATGTCGAGCGTGCTGTCGGGCCGGGTGATGATCATCGAGGACGAAGCGATCATCGCGATGGACTTGGAAGGCATCGTGGGCGACATGGGCCACCGTATCACCGGGATCGCGCGGACGGAAACCGATGCGCTGAAGCTTTTCAAGGAAGAGACCCCGAGCCTGATTCTGTCGGATATCCAGTTGGCCGACGGATCGAGCGGGATCGACGCCGTGAACCGCATCATGGAGAATGCTCCGGACATTCCGGTGATTTTCATCACCGCGTTCCCCGAGCGCCTGCTGACGGGCGAGGGACCGGAGCCTGCGTTCCTGATCCCGAAGCCGTACCAATCCGACCAGGTTCGTTCGGCAGTGAGCCAAGCGATGTTCTTTTCGTCGACGGAGACTCTGAAGGCCTGA
- a CDS encoding PLD nuclease N-terminal domain-containing protein yields MLEIGGLGGLIVLVLDIWALVNIIGSSASTGKKVLWSLLVIVLPIIGFIIWLIAGPRSASTSKV; encoded by the coding sequence ATGTTGGAGATTGGTGGCCTTGGTGGCCTTATCGTGCTGGTGCTGGATATCTGGGCGCTGGTGAATATCATCGGCTCGAGCGCCTCGACCGGTAAGAAGGTGCTGTGGAGTTTGCTCGTGATCGTCCTGCCGATTATCGGCTTCATCATCTGGCTGATCGCAGGTCCGCGCAGCGCGTCGACCTCGAAGGTATAA